A portion of the Halobacillus ihumii genome contains these proteins:
- the nadA gene encoding quinolinate synthase NadA, producing MNIFETLESSSPTIPEIYLQLDNQELCERVQLVKEQMGTRLFLPGHHYQKDEVLQFADARGDSLKLAQISASQHEAEAIVFCGVHFMAETADILTRDDQKVYLPDMRAGCTMADMANFTQTEKAWEQLMKDFGDTILPLTYVNSTAAIKAFVGKHGGATVTSSNAKQMIQWAFTQKQRIMFLPDQHLGRNTAYDLGISLDDMAVWDPIKEELVYEGSIDDVKVILWKGHCSVHENFTVANVHQVRDQYPNMNVIVHPECRREVVALSDEAGSTNHIIKTIEQSPPGSSWAIGTEMNLVNRIIKEHPDQHIISLNPNMCPCLTMNRIDLPHLAWSLESIAQGKPTNVIEVDKEIAVDAETALYRMLKRV from the coding sequence ATGAATATTTTTGAGACATTGGAAAGTTCATCACCAACAATACCAGAAATATACTTACAATTAGACAACCAAGAGCTGTGTGAACGCGTTCAACTGGTAAAAGAGCAAATGGGGACGCGCCTATTTTTACCAGGGCATCATTATCAGAAGGATGAAGTACTGCAATTTGCAGATGCCCGTGGTGACTCCTTGAAACTAGCTCAAATTTCGGCCTCCCAGCACGAAGCGGAAGCCATCGTGTTTTGCGGCGTTCATTTTATGGCGGAAACAGCTGATATTTTAACAAGAGATGACCAGAAGGTGTACCTGCCAGATATGCGTGCTGGCTGTACGATGGCTGATATGGCGAATTTCACTCAAACCGAGAAGGCCTGGGAACAGCTTATGAAAGATTTCGGTGACACAATTCTTCCATTAACTTATGTTAACTCAACGGCAGCGATTAAAGCATTTGTTGGAAAGCATGGCGGTGCCACAGTTACTTCATCGAATGCTAAGCAAATGATTCAATGGGCGTTCACCCAAAAGCAGCGGATTATGTTTTTGCCAGATCAGCACCTTGGTCGTAACACCGCTTACGACCTTGGCATCTCTCTTGATGATATGGCTGTTTGGGATCCGATAAAAGAAGAGCTCGTTTATGAAGGTTCTATCGATGATGTTAAAGTGATCTTATGGAAGGGCCATTGCTCTGTTCATGAAAATTTCACGGTTGCTAACGTACATCAAGTTCGAGATCAGTATCCTAATATGAACGTTATCGTTCATCCAGAGTGTCGTCGGGAAGTCGTTGCTTTATCTGATGAGGCTGGTTCTACGAATCATATCATCAAAACGATTGAGCAATCTCCCCCAGGCAGTTCGTGGGCAATCGGAACAGAAATGAATCTTGTTAATCGAATTATTAAGGAGCATCCAGATCAGCACATCATTTCCTTAAATCCTAACATGTGCCCGTGTTTAACGATGAATCGAATTGACTTGCCTCATTTGGCGTGGTCGCTTGAATCTATCGCACAAGGAAAGCCAACTAATGTAATAGAAGTAGATAAGGAGATCGCGGTGGATGCCGAAACGGCACTCTATCGCATGCTTAAAAGGGTGTGA
- the nadC gene encoding carboxylating nicotinate-nucleotide diphosphorylase — MNQFKLKQDLEHFFIEDIGDHDVTSDFLFEESHEGTVAFEAKQAGVMCGTSILITGYRLLDPTVKVNLLKTDGDLITEGDTVAVAQGKWASLLKGERVILNLIQRMSGTATLTRKAVTRLNSSHTRICDTRKTTPGLRMFEKYAVRTGGGFNHRNGLYDAVMIKDNHISFAGSITSAVERIRQRTGHMIKIEIETETEAQVLEAVEAGADCIMFDNRSVEDIHRFVELVPAHITTEASGGIVIQDLSKYSDCGVDYISLGCLTHSVSALDISANVEPYNVEG, encoded by the coding sequence ATGAATCAGTTCAAGCTTAAACAGGACTTAGAGCATTTTTTCATAGAAGACATAGGAGATCACGATGTGACGAGTGATTTTTTATTTGAAGAAAGTCATGAGGGAACGGTTGCTTTTGAAGCCAAACAGGCAGGTGTAATGTGTGGAACCTCTATTCTTATAACCGGCTACCGATTACTGGACCCGACGGTTAAAGTAAATCTACTAAAAACAGATGGAGACCTTATCACGGAAGGGGATACGGTCGCTGTGGCTCAAGGGAAATGGGCAAGTCTATTAAAAGGGGAGCGCGTTATTTTAAACCTGATCCAGCGAATGAGCGGAACTGCAACATTGACACGGAAAGCCGTAACTCGACTCAATAGTAGTCATACGAGGATCTGTGATACACGAAAGACAACTCCCGGGCTACGCATGTTCGAGAAATATGCTGTGAGGACTGGCGGAGGCTTTAATCATAGAAACGGTTTATACGATGCGGTGATGATCAAAGACAATCATATTAGTTTTGCGGGTTCAATTACGAGCGCAGTGGAAAGAATTCGTCAAAGGACGGGTCATATGATTAAAATTGAAATTGAAACGGAAACCGAGGCCCAAGTACTTGAAGCTGTTGAGGCAGGTGCGGATTGTATTATGTTTGATAACCGAAGTGTGGAAGATATTCATAGATTTGTAGAGCTTGTTCCTGCACATATTACCACAGAGGCTTCTGGAGGAATTGTGATACAGGACCTTTCCAAATATAGCGACTGTGGGGTTGATTATATTTCGTTAGGGTGTTTAACACACTCTGTTTCTGCACTGGATATAAGCGCTAATGTGGAACCATATAACGTGGAGGGTTAA